In Gordonia iterans, the following proteins share a genomic window:
- a CDS encoding FAD-binding oxidoreductase, with translation MTNSELFPIETRTLMGWGRTMPIEGQVLSTPYPEVIAAAVARVADEDADKPSYLKRGVIARGLGRSYGENAQNAGGLTVDMTRLTRIYSIDDATAIVDVDAGVDLDTLMRVALPHGLWVPVLPGTRQVTIGGAIGCDIHGKNHHSAGSFGNHVVEMQLLVASGDILTLTPEGSPDDPDASIFWATVGGIGLTGIILRAKIKMTRTETAYFIADGTVTQSLDETIALHMDGSEDNYTYSSGWFDAISKPPKLGRGCFSRGSLATLDQLPPTLQKDPLKFDAPTLVSLPDIFPNGLANKFNFSMLGEAYFRVAGGNYTGKIQNLTQFYHPLDLFGNWNRAYGSKGFLQYQFIVPPEAVEEFKGIIYDIQASGHVSFLNVFKLFGEGNRAPLSFPMKGWNICVDFPIKKGLHEFVTELDRRILTIGGRLYTAKDSRTTAETFHAMYPEIDKWLQVRRRVDPDRVFMSDMGRRLELV, from the coding sequence ATGACGAACTCAGAACTGTTTCCGATCGAGACCCGCACGCTCATGGGGTGGGGGCGCACCATGCCCATCGAGGGCCAGGTCCTGTCGACGCCGTACCCCGAGGTCATCGCCGCCGCCGTGGCGCGCGTGGCCGACGAGGACGCGGACAAGCCGTCATACCTCAAACGCGGCGTGATCGCCCGCGGCCTGGGCCGCTCGTACGGCGAGAACGCGCAGAACGCCGGCGGGCTGACCGTCGACATGACCAGGCTCACGCGCATCTATTCGATCGACGACGCCACCGCGATCGTCGATGTGGACGCCGGCGTGGATCTGGACACCCTGATGCGCGTGGCGCTGCCTCACGGTCTGTGGGTTCCGGTGCTCCCGGGCACCCGCCAGGTAACCATCGGCGGCGCCATCGGCTGCGACATCCACGGCAAGAACCACCACAGCGCAGGCAGCTTCGGCAACCACGTGGTGGAGATGCAGCTGCTGGTGGCCTCCGGCGACATCCTCACGCTGACGCCGGAGGGCTCCCCCGACGACCCCGACGCATCCATCTTCTGGGCGACCGTCGGCGGCATCGGCCTGACCGGGATCATTCTGCGCGCCAAGATCAAGATGACCCGCACCGAGACGGCGTACTTCATCGCCGACGGCACGGTCACCCAGTCACTCGACGAGACCATCGCGCTGCACATGGACGGCTCGGAGGACAACTACACCTACAGTTCGGGCTGGTTCGACGCGATCAGCAAACCGCCGAAACTCGGCCGCGGCTGCTTCTCCCGCGGAAGCCTGGCGACCCTCGATCAACTGCCGCCGACGCTGCAGAAGGATCCGCTGAAGTTCGACGCCCCGACGCTGGTCTCCCTGCCGGACATCTTCCCGAACGGGCTGGCGAACAAGTTCAACTTCTCGATGCTCGGGGAGGCCTACTTCCGGGTGGCCGGCGGGAACTACACCGGCAAGATCCAGAACCTGACGCAGTTCTATCACCCGCTGGATCTGTTCGGGAACTGGAACCGCGCCTACGGCAGCAAGGGCTTCCTCCAGTACCAGTTCATCGTTCCGCCGGAGGCCGTCGAGGAGTTCAAGGGCATCATCTACGACATCCAGGCGTCCGGGCATGTGAGCTTCCTCAACGTGTTCAAGCTCTTCGGCGAGGGCAACAGGGCGCCGCTGAGCTTCCCGATGAAGGGCTGGAACATCTGCGTCGACTTCCCCATCAAGAAGGGCCTGCACGAGTTCGTCACCGAACTCGACCGCCGCATCCTGACGATCGGCGGCCGTCTGTACACGGCGAAGGACTCGCGGACGACGGCCGAGACCTTCCACGCGATGTACCCCGAGATCGACAAGTGGCTTCAGGTACGACGACGAGTCGACCCCGACCGGGTCTTCATGTCCGACATGGGCCGCCGCCTCGAACTCGTCTGA
- a CDS encoding universal stress protein, translated as MIVVGYVAGAFGRACLEQAIVEARLRDTELLLISAVSEARGQRVVDADEIAEVQARLDASGLRFRIQQPIGATPAEELLAAMDSADAEMLVIGMRRRTQVGKLLLGSTSQYLLLSCSKPVLVVKPSGEQHQRTAPKSAADRVDHSLQSGDAIEP; from the coding sequence ATGATCGTCGTAGGTTACGTGGCCGGAGCTTTCGGTCGTGCGTGTCTGGAACAGGCCATCGTCGAGGCGCGCCTCCGGGACACCGAACTGTTGTTGATCAGCGCCGTGTCCGAAGCACGCGGTCAGCGGGTGGTCGACGCCGACGAGATCGCCGAGGTGCAGGCTCGGCTCGACGCCTCTGGACTGCGTTTTCGCATTCAGCAGCCGATCGGTGCCACTCCCGCCGAGGAACTGCTGGCCGCGATGGACAGCGCGGACGCGGAGATGCTGGTGATCGGCATGCGGCGTCGTACGCAAGTCGGCAAGCTACTGCTCGGCAGCACCTCCCAGTATCTGTTGCTCTCTTGTTCCAAGCCGGTCCTCGTCGTGAAGCCGAGCGGGGAGCAGCACCAGCGCACCGCGCCGAAGTCGGCGGCGGATCGGGTCGACCACTCGTTGCAGTCGGGCGACGCCATCGAACCGTAG
- a CDS encoding alpha/beta hydrolase family protein produces MRRRSLRIALVALATSCAAVFAVDAAPAHADRTTPAPVWSGLDARAYAGPIGKPGTLLRKTTLDPSVSLSAAGSAYRILYATTDVHGKPATSTAAVFVPRKAAPAGGYPVIAWAHGTTGLGDGCTPSALPRSDRDTAYLNHWLNEGYAVVASDYAGLGTPGLMSYLSSEATARSVVDSVKAAHQLGLPLSKKWAIVGQSQGGGGALNAARRATRLSRGSGLDYRGVVATGAPANIEHVVWQGGPSFPPVALPAGLNTYAAYILAGFTDARPDLHATSALTPRGRQVLRMAETLCYAEMSTAMKGERINTWFNRPLGSIPGLQAALVDYMATPYSGYDRPIFLGQGLLDTDVPAVSAGSLYAQMLAAGQPVEFHLYPDQDHSGTVLASLPDSTPFVKRIMR; encoded by the coding sequence ATGAGACGACGGTCCCTTCGCATCGCCCTCGTGGCGCTGGCCACCTCATGCGCCGCGGTCTTCGCCGTCGACGCGGCGCCCGCGCACGCCGACCGCACCACCCCCGCACCCGTGTGGTCGGGACTGGACGCGCGCGCCTACGCCGGCCCGATCGGCAAGCCCGGCACGCTGCTGCGCAAGACCACCCTGGATCCGTCGGTCTCGCTGAGCGCCGCCGGTTCGGCGTACCGGATCTTGTACGCCACGACGGACGTGCACGGCAAGCCCGCCACCAGCACCGCAGCGGTGTTCGTGCCCCGGAAGGCCGCGCCCGCCGGCGGCTATCCGGTGATCGCGTGGGCCCACGGCACCACCGGTCTCGGTGACGGGTGCACCCCGTCGGCACTGCCCCGCTCCGACCGCGACACGGCCTACCTGAACCATTGGCTGAACGAGGGTTACGCCGTGGTCGCCTCCGACTACGCCGGACTGGGCACGCCCGGCCTGATGAGCTACCTGAGCAGCGAGGCCACAGCGCGATCGGTGGTCGACTCGGTCAAGGCCGCGCACCAGCTGGGCCTGCCGCTGTCCAAGAAGTGGGCGATCGTCGGACAGTCGCAGGGTGGCGGCGGCGCGCTCAACGCTGCACGACGAGCCACCCGGCTCTCCCGCGGCAGCGGCCTGGATTACCGGGGCGTGGTCGCCACCGGGGCGCCGGCCAACATCGAGCACGTGGTCTGGCAGGGCGGACCGTCGTTCCCGCCGGTCGCGCTGCCGGCCGGCCTGAACACCTACGCCGCGTACATCCTCGCCGGGTTCACCGACGCCCGCCCCGACCTGCACGCCACGAGCGCCCTGACCCCGCGCGGACGGCAGGTCCTGCGCATGGCGGAGACGCTCTGCTACGCGGAGATGAGCACCGCCATGAAGGGCGAACGGATCAACACCTGGTTCAACCGCCCGCTCGGCTCGATCCCGGGTCTGCAAGCCGCACTCGTGGACTACATGGCCACGCCGTACTCCGGCTACGACCGACCGATCTTCCTCGGCCAGGGCCTGCTCGACACCGATGTTCCGGCGGTCTCCGCGGGCTCGCTCTACGCGCAGATGCTCGCCGCCGGTCAACCGGTGGAGTTCCACCTGTACCCGGACCAGGACCACTCCGGCACCGTGCTAGCCTCCCTCCCGGATTCCACCCCGTTCGTGAAGCGGATCATGCGCTGA
- a CDS encoding GtrA family protein yields MPIELPLDDEEASTDVDLKTQIVRFVATGAGSAVLDYGLTMFLQYVLGAAYPIAKAGGFLLGTTVAYLINRRWTFRAEPSRARFVAVVVLYAVTFAVNVGLFWWLSHIWPETLVYSTLAFVIAQGVATVINFVVQRAVIFKIA; encoded by the coding sequence ATGCCCATCGAGCTGCCGCTCGACGACGAAGAGGCCTCGACCGACGTCGACCTCAAGACCCAGATCGTCAGGTTCGTGGCGACCGGCGCGGGTTCGGCGGTGCTCGACTACGGGCTCACCATGTTCTTGCAGTACGTGCTCGGCGCCGCGTATCCGATCGCGAAGGCGGGCGGCTTCCTGCTGGGCACCACGGTCGCGTATCTGATCAACCGGCGGTGGACGTTCCGGGCCGAGCCGAGCCGGGCGCGGTTCGTCGCCGTAGTGGTGCTGTACGCGGTGACCTTCGCGGTGAACGTCGGCCTCTTCTGGTGGCTCTCTCACATCTGGCCGGAGACCTTGGTCTATTCGACGCTCGCCTTCGTGATCGCGCAGGGCGTGGCCACCGTGATCAACTTCGTCGTGCAGCGCGCGGTAATCTTCAAGATCGCGTAG
- a CDS encoding TIGR03619 family F420-dependent LLM class oxidoreductase, whose amino-acid sequence MRFTYAEAMTDPSYYAPLAQAAEAAGYSGMTIPDSLAYPEVSDAKYPYTPDGNREFLEDKEFIETFIQAAALGAVTTTLRFLPFVLKLPVRPPALVAKQAASVAYLTGNRLGLGVGISPWPEDYDVMGVDFARRGRRMNECMDIIRGLTSGEYFEFDGEFYQIPRVKMAPAPTEPIHLLVGGHADAALRRAVIRGDGWMHGGGPGEELDELLEKIQAIRVAEGKADDPFEIHVISMDAYTVDGVKRLEDKGITDVIVGFRLPYIVGPDTEPLEKKIEHLNRYAENVIAKVS is encoded by the coding sequence ATGCGTTTCACCTACGCCGAGGCGATGACCGATCCGTCCTACTACGCGCCGCTGGCACAGGCCGCAGAGGCGGCCGGCTACTCGGGGATGACGATCCCCGACTCGCTGGCCTACCCGGAGGTGTCCGATGCGAAGTATCCGTACACCCCGGACGGGAATCGGGAGTTCCTGGAGGACAAGGAATTCATCGAGACCTTCATCCAGGCGGCGGCACTCGGCGCGGTCACGACGACGCTGCGCTTTCTGCCGTTCGTGCTCAAACTGCCGGTCCGCCCGCCGGCGCTCGTCGCCAAACAGGCCGCGTCGGTCGCGTACCTGACCGGCAACCGCCTGGGCCTCGGCGTCGGCATCAGCCCGTGGCCGGAGGACTACGACGTGATGGGCGTCGACTTCGCCCGGCGCGGCAGGCGGATGAACGAGTGCATGGACATCATCCGGGGCCTGACTTCCGGGGAGTACTTCGAGTTCGACGGCGAGTTCTATCAGATTCCACGCGTCAAGATGGCGCCCGCCCCGACCGAACCGATCCACCTGCTGGTCGGCGGCCACGCCGACGCGGCGCTACGGCGCGCCGTGATCCGGGGCGACGGCTGGATGCACGGCGGCGGCCCCGGCGAGGAGTTGGACGAGCTGCTCGAGAAGATCCAGGCCATCCGGGTCGCCGAGGGCAAAGCCGACGACCCCTTCGAGATCCATGTGATCTCGATGGACGCCTACACCGTCGACGGCGTGAAGCGCCTGGAGGACAAGGGCATCACCGACGTGATCGTCGGCTTCCGGCTCCCCTACATCGTCGGCCCGGACACCGAACCGCTGGAGAAGAAGATCGAGCACCTGAACCGGTACGCGGAGAACGTCATCGCCAAGGTCAGCTGA
- a CDS encoding serine/threonine-protein kinase: MEQHEIAGHRVVRTIGTGGMGSVYLVQHPRLPRQEALKLVDAELSTDQLYRARFAREADVLAQLDHPNIVHLYDRGEVDGRLWLTMEYIDGPDTATMLDDYGRLPLPLVADIVSGVAAALDHAWTTARLAHRDVKPANILVRQHPGVPPTVKLADFGVATGPDRTRLTQTGLAVGTLPYLAPESLQGAPVDDKCDQYSLACTAFHLLTGRPPFSSGSPATMMHAHLSETPPPPSASVPGLPPHVDAAIARATAKDPRDRFPSSTAFANALRGPAQAAPAMPAAPVEPPRAKPATRALEQPLAPIGHPAAQASPNPSPPNPSSQNLPPGQSPPGQHPGGAAAYGGPQQPQAHPAAQYYGGPQAPPPAGPPPGGPPPYGRPLYSTPPPDDTSSGTGSGSGSGKKAALIAGAVLMVMVLLAVVGYVLLNSGDSGDSPQATSSTANTTEATTSTSETTTSESTAATADSGENAPLSVLDGEWTGTYTCNQGETALTLTFRQGGDRQTRATFAFGPTSGNPRVPRGSFEMIGVRITDDVVLTPFRWIDRPGDFEMVGLIIDGPVTDRTQSLSGTVSTEGCTRFAVSR, encoded by the coding sequence ATGGAGCAGCACGAGATCGCCGGACACCGCGTGGTGCGGACGATCGGCACCGGTGGCATGGGCAGCGTCTACCTGGTCCAGCACCCGCGTCTGCCCCGGCAGGAGGCGCTCAAGCTGGTCGACGCGGAGCTGAGCACCGACCAGCTGTACCGCGCGCGATTCGCCCGCGAGGCGGACGTCCTGGCCCAGCTCGACCACCCGAACATCGTGCACCTGTACGACCGCGGCGAGGTGGACGGCCGTCTCTGGCTGACGATGGAGTACATCGACGGCCCGGACACCGCCACCATGCTCGACGACTACGGGCGGCTGCCGCTGCCGCTGGTCGCCGACATCGTCAGCGGTGTCGCCGCCGCCCTGGACCACGCCTGGACGACGGCCCGCCTGGCGCACCGTGACGTCAAACCGGCCAACATCCTGGTCCGCCAGCACCCAGGCGTTCCGCCGACGGTCAAGCTGGCCGACTTCGGCGTCGCGACCGGTCCGGATCGGACTCGCCTGACGCAGACCGGACTCGCCGTCGGCACTCTCCCCTACCTGGCGCCAGAAAGCCTGCAGGGCGCACCGGTGGACGACAAGTGCGACCAGTATTCGCTGGCCTGCACCGCGTTCCACCTCCTCACCGGGCGACCGCCGTTCAGTTCCGGATCGCCGGCGACGATGATGCACGCCCACCTGTCCGAGACTCCGCCGCCACCCTCAGCGAGCGTCCCGGGGCTGCCGCCGCACGTCGATGCCGCGATCGCCCGCGCCACCGCCAAGGATCCGCGGGATCGCTTCCCGTCGTCGACCGCGTTCGCGAATGCGCTGCGGGGACCGGCGCAGGCCGCCCCGGCGATGCCGGCCGCACCGGTCGAGCCGCCGCGTGCCAAACCCGCCACCCGCGCACTGGAACAGCCGCTCGCACCGATCGGTCATCCGGCCGCGCAGGCCTCCCCCAATCCGTCGCCCCCCAATCCGTCGTCGCAGAACCTGCCGCCAGGCCAGTCGCCTCCGGGACAGCACCCCGGCGGAGCCGCGGCCTACGGTGGGCCGCAGCAACCCCAGGCGCACCCGGCGGCGCAGTACTACGGCGGCCCGCAGGCTCCGCCGCCGGCGGGACCTCCGCCGGGAGGACCTCCGCCGTACGGGCGCCCGCTCTACAGCACCCCGCCACCGGACGACACTTCCTCCGGCACCGGCTCGGGATCTGGCTCGGGCAAGAAGGCGGCGCTCATCGCCGGGGCCGTGCTGATGGTCATGGTGCTGCTCGCCGTCGTCGGCTACGTGCTGCTGAACAGCGGCGATTCCGGCGATTCACCGCAGGCGACGTCGTCGACCGCCAACACCACGGAGGCCACGACCTCCACTTCGGAGACCACCACCTCCGAGTCCACTGCCGCGACCGCCGACAGCGGAGAGAACGCACCGCTGAGCGTGCTGGACGGGGAGTGGACGGGCACCTACACCTGCAATCAGGGCGAGACCGCCCTGACGCTCACCTTCCGGCAGGGCGGCGACCGCCAGACGCGGGCGACCTTCGCCTTCGGGCCGACCTCCGGCAATCCGCGGGTGCCGCGGGGATCGTTCGAGATGATCGGGGTCCGTATCACCGACGACGTGGTGCTGACGCCCTTCCGCTGGATCGATCGGCCGGGAGACTTCGAGATGGTCGGGCTGATCATCGACGGACCCGTCACCGACCGCACGCAATCGCTCTCGGGGACGGTCTCCACCGAGGGCTGCACCCGCTTCGCCGTCTCACGCTGA
- the glfT1 gene encoding galactofuranosyltransferase GlfT1 gives MTGTVIGVVVTHRRRELLAESLSVLSAQDRPLDHLIVVDNAAEPEVADLVAAQPVPTTYLASRHNLGGAGGFALGMLHALALGADWIWCADDDGRPEGPQVLSTLLQCAQRHSLGEVSPVVANIDDPDALAFPLRRGMVWRRRRSELFDDAPSTNEPSSMVERAQGVDTTSSTDDLLPGIASLMNGALFAASTLDRIGVPDLRLFVRGDEVEMHRRLTRSGIPFGTCLTTAYLHPDGSDEFRPILGGRMHTQYPDNAAKRFFTYRNRGYLMSQPGMRKLLPQEYARFGWYFLVQQRDVAGFREWLRLRRLGRRERFGGPDD, from the coding sequence ATGACCGGGACCGTGATCGGCGTCGTCGTGACGCATCGTCGTCGCGAACTGCTGGCCGAATCGCTGTCGGTGCTGTCCGCGCAGGACCGGCCCCTCGACCACCTGATCGTCGTCGACAACGCCGCCGAACCGGAGGTCGCCGATCTGGTGGCGGCCCAGCCGGTCCCGACCACCTATCTGGCCTCGCGACACAACCTCGGCGGTGCCGGCGGCTTCGCCCTCGGCATGCTCCACGCGCTGGCCCTCGGCGCCGACTGGATCTGGTGCGCCGACGACGACGGGCGCCCGGAAGGACCGCAGGTGCTGTCGACCCTCCTGCAGTGCGCACAGCGGCATTCGCTCGGCGAGGTCTCTCCGGTGGTGGCGAACATCGACGACCCCGACGCGCTGGCCTTTCCGCTGCGACGCGGCATGGTGTGGCGTCGTCGTCGTTCGGAGCTGTTCGACGACGCCCCCTCGACGAACGAGCCCTCCTCGATGGTTGAGCGAGCGCAGGGAGTCGACACCACCTCCTCGACGGACGACCTGCTGCCCGGTATCGCGTCGCTGATGAACGGCGCGCTGTTCGCCGCGTCGACCCTCGACCGGATCGGCGTGCCGGATCTGCGCCTGTTCGTGCGCGGCGACGAAGTGGAGATGCACCGCCGCCTGACCCGCTCCGGCATCCCGTTCGGCACCTGCCTGACCACCGCGTACCTTCACCCGGACGGGAGCGACGAGTTCCGGCCCATCCTCGGCGGACGCATGCACACGCAGTACCCGGACAACGCGGCCAAGCGCTTCTTCACGTACCGCAATCGCGGCTACTTGATGAGTCAGCCGGGCATGCGCAAGCTGTTACCGCAGGAGTACGCGAGGTTCGGCTGGTACTTCCTGGTGCAGCAGCGCGATGTCGCGGGCTTCCGCGAGTGGCTGCGGCTGCGCCGGCTGGGCCGGCGAGAGCGTTTCGGCGGACCGGACGACTGA
- the wzt gene encoding galactan export ABC transporter ATP-binding subunit Wzt/RfbE, whose product MKKRGAPVASTDVRVDTWDACVDFPIFDAKTRSLKKAVVGAAGGVIGATDSKTVVVEALRDINLHLQHGDRVGLVGHNGAGKSTLLRLLSGIYEPTRGSCRVQGRVAPVFDLGVGMDPEISGYENIIIRGMFLGMSRKEMLAKTDEIAEFSELGDYLEMPLRTYSTGMRVRLALGVVTSIDPEILILDEGIGAVDAEFMKKARKRLEALVERSGILVFASHSNEFLAQLCDRALWVDHGQIRMDGGIEEVVQAYQGEDAAAQVRKVLAEHGKAPEAGA is encoded by the coding sequence GTGAAGAAGCGAGGAGCCCCCGTGGCCAGCACCGACGTCCGGGTGGACACCTGGGACGCCTGCGTCGACTTCCCGATCTTCGACGCCAAGACCCGTTCCCTCAAGAAGGCGGTGGTCGGGGCCGCCGGCGGCGTCATCGGCGCCACCGATTCCAAGACGGTGGTGGTCGAGGCGCTGCGCGACATCAACCTGCATCTGCAGCACGGCGACCGCGTCGGACTGGTCGGGCACAACGGCGCGGGCAAGTCGACGCTGCTGCGCCTGCTGTCCGGGATCTATGAGCCCACCCGCGGAAGCTGCCGGGTACAGGGGCGGGTCGCCCCGGTCTTCGACCTGGGCGTCGGCATGGATCCGGAGATCTCCGGCTACGAGAACATCATCATCCGCGGCATGTTCCTGGGCATGTCCCGCAAAGAGATGCTCGCCAAGACCGATGAGATCGCCGAGTTCTCCGAGCTGGGCGACTACCTGGAGATGCCGCTGCGCACCTACTCCACCGGCATGCGGGTGCGCCTGGCGCTGGGCGTGGTGACCAGCATCGACCCGGAGATCCTGATCCTCGACGAGGGCATCGGCGCGGTGGATGCGGAGTTCATGAAGAAGGCCCGCAAGCGGCTGGAAGCGCTGGTCGAACGGTCGGGAATCCTGGTGTTCGCGAGCCATTCCAACGAGTTCCTGGCCCAGCTGTGTGACCGCGCGCTGTGGGTGGACCACGGTCAGATCCGGATGGACGGCGGTATCGAAGAAGTGGTCCAGGCGTATCAGGGGGAGGACGCCGCCGCGCAGGTCCGCAAAGTGCTCGCCGAGCACGGCAAGGCCCCGGAGGCCGGCGCATGA
- the wzm gene encoding galactan export ABC transporter permease subunit Wzm/RfbD — protein sequence MSVVSSANGVPPAPPVSDSRTFARGIADLVDGFRDSELWLHLGWTDIKQRYKRSVLGPLWITVATAVTAVAMGLLYGALFGQDIKWFLPYVALGLIFWNFIADSIKEGAVVFSTNEGLIKQLPAPISVHVYRVVWRQLIIFAHNIVIYLVILAIFRPPLNWTALLIVPALMLFVLNAIWVTIFFGILATRFRDIGQLLNTAVQLVFFLTPIIWSTKTFTGETGERVQGRMRLVELNPMYHYLEITRGPLLGESVAFYHWVVVLACTAIGCAVALVVMRNYRARVPYWV from the coding sequence GTGTCAGTGGTTAGCAGTGCGAATGGCGTCCCCCCGGCCCCGCCGGTCTCCGATTCGCGCACCTTCGCGCGGGGCATCGCCGACCTCGTCGACGGCTTCCGCGACTCCGAGCTCTGGCTGCACCTGGGGTGGACCGACATCAAGCAGCGCTACAAGCGCTCGGTGCTGGGACCGCTGTGGATCACCGTGGCCACTGCCGTCACCGCCGTCGCCATGGGGCTGCTCTACGGGGCACTCTTCGGGCAGGACATCAAGTGGTTCCTGCCGTATGTGGCCCTGGGCCTGATCTTCTGGAACTTCATCGCGGACTCGATCAAAGAGGGCGCGGTGGTGTTCTCCACCAACGAGGGCCTGATCAAACAGCTCCCCGCGCCGATCAGCGTGCACGTCTACCGCGTGGTGTGGCGGCAGCTGATCATCTTTGCGCACAACATCGTGATCTACCTGGTGATCCTGGCGATCTTCCGGCCGCCGCTGAACTGGACCGCGCTGCTGATCGTGCCCGCGCTGATGCTGTTCGTGCTCAACGCGATCTGGGTGACGATCTTCTTCGGCATCCTCGCCACCCGATTCCGCGACATCGGCCAGCTGCTGAACACCGCCGTGCAGCTCGTGTTCTTCCTGACGCCGATCATCTGGTCGACCAAGACGTTCACCGGCGAGACCGGCGAGCGGGTGCAGGGTCGCATGCGGCTGGTGGAGCTCAATCCGATGTACCACTATCTGGAGATCACTCGCGGACCGCTGCTCGGCGAGTCCGTCGCCTTCTATCACTGGGTGGTGGTCCTGGCCTGCACCGCGATCGGCTGCGCCGTCGCTCTGGTCGTGATGCGCAATTACCGCGCCCGCGTGCCGTACTGGGTTTAG
- a CDS encoding aminotransferase class V-fold PLP-dependent enzyme yields MPYDIASVRGLFPTLGDGWIHFDAQAGLQIPDAVASALSAGLRVLPVDPRGVYPQAVAVAEARQTARRAVADLLDASPDGVVFGPSRSALVTALVDALPVTAWTGEVICSRLDDEENIVPWLRGARRHGARVRWAELDVTDGTLPVWQYGDLVNGGTRVIAVSLASSVTGAIVDVGQIADHARSVGALLVVDASSAAPYVRMSVAEIGADVVLVSPERWGGPRMAAMVFADPGRIADLQRVSMDPSTTGPARLEPEPLAGPLLTGLVASVEHLANLDQAATGKRRQRLTTSLDSAFEYAQRLTLYLVNSLAQLGRVRVIGEEVHRIPAVSFVVDGVPAEKVCRRLADNGISALCDVPSRALAHIGVNDVGGAVTVGLGPYALPYEVDQLARVLGSFG; encoded by the coding sequence ATGCCGTATGACATCGCTTCGGTGCGGGGACTGTTCCCGACACTCGGTGACGGCTGGATTCACTTCGATGCGCAGGCGGGCCTGCAGATCCCGGATGCGGTGGCGAGCGCGTTGAGCGCCGGACTCCGCGTCCTGCCGGTCGATCCCCGGGGGGTGTACCCGCAGGCGGTGGCCGTCGCCGAGGCCCGGCAGACGGCACGACGAGCCGTCGCCGATCTGCTCGATGCGTCGCCCGACGGGGTGGTGTTCGGGCCGTCGCGGTCGGCGCTGGTGACTGCCCTCGTCGACGCGCTGCCGGTGACGGCGTGGACCGGCGAGGTGATCTGCTCGCGACTGGACGACGAGGAGAACATCGTGCCGTGGCTGCGCGGCGCCCGGCGGCACGGTGCGCGGGTGCGCTGGGCGGAGCTCGACGTGACCGACGGGACGCTGCCGGTCTGGCAGTACGGCGACCTGGTCAACGGCGGCACTCGCGTGATCGCGGTGAGCCTGGCCTCGTCGGTGACCGGTGCGATCGTCGACGTCGGGCAGATCGCCGATCACGCGCGGTCGGTCGGCGCGCTCCTGGTGGTGGACGCGAGTTCGGCGGCGCCCTATGTGCGGATGTCGGTCGCCGAGATCGGCGCGGACGTGGTGCTGGTGAGCCCGGAGCGGTGGGGCGGTCCGCGGATGGCGGCGATGGTGTTCGCCGATCCGGGCCGGATCGCCGACCTGCAGCGCGTCTCGATGGATCCGTCGACGACGGGGCCGGCGCGATTGGAGCCCGAGCCGCTCGCCGGGCCGCTGCTGACCGGCCTGGTCGCCTCGGTCGAGCATCTCGCGAACCTGGACCAGGCGGCCACCGGCAAGCGGCGCCAGCGCTTGACCACCTCGTTGGACAGCGCGTTCGAGTACGCGCAGCGCCTGACGCTGTATCTGGTGAACTCGCTCGCCCAGCTGGGCCGCGTGCGGGTGATCGGCGAGGAGGTGCACCGGATCCCGGCGGTCAGCTTCGTCGTCGATGGGGTGCCCGCGGAGAAGGTGTGCCGGCGGCTGGCCGACAACGGGATCAGTGCCCTGTGCGATGTGCCCAGCCGGGCGCTGGCGCACATCGGGGTGAACGACGTCGGGGGCGCGGTGACCGTCGGCCTGGGTCCGTACGCCCTCCCGTACGAGGTCGATCAGCTGGCGCGGGTGCTGGGTTCGTTCGGCTGA